One genomic segment of Mycolicibacterium chubuense NBB4 includes these proteins:
- a CDS encoding phytoene desaturase family protein, giving the protein MTTGAAGSKQDVEAVVIGAGTAGLTAAAYLAALGRHVVVVDRQAMPGGNTAAFTHDDYEFDIGLHYLGGWAGSHPGLRAVLEPLGVNLRYRELDPDGFDHLLFDDMTFRVPRGIEEFRGRLHEQFPEERDRIDRHLHRIAAIVDELERCTPVRLEPRSLLTTLWRTRVAAASSMITLGRWFDHLGCSPRLRTVLNWCHGVTGVAPSHVSLTMHAAAVMSYLAGAWYPEGGGRAVVDALTSVIRDHGGEIILETEVDEIHVGDDGVRGVRITDTGGASHELATRTVIAAADIKHTYAQLLAKADVPARVQRRVRDYRMATPLFVTYLVLDRDLRAEGAGDHNWWVYLDDDIDGLYDACARGESRVSGAFVTSASLKDPDNPRWCRAGQTNLQVVGLAPASHAFWGAGIAYARRKIEFRDALLALAERAIPGLQEAIVYEDSASPLTWERYLRNSGGTSYGIAATPDQFFARRPGAKTRIPGLYLAGASTASGHGITGVATGGMEAAALAAVAPAWPKPHGTQNRPKAPSGTAVRAGH; this is encoded by the coding sequence ATGACCACTGGAGCCGCCGGCTCGAAGCAGGACGTCGAAGCCGTCGTGATCGGTGCGGGAACCGCGGGGCTGACCGCCGCGGCGTATCTCGCGGCGCTGGGGCGCCACGTCGTGGTCGTCGATCGTCAGGCGATGCCGGGAGGCAATACCGCCGCGTTCACCCACGACGACTATGAATTCGACATCGGCCTGCACTATCTCGGCGGATGGGCGGGCTCGCATCCGGGGTTGCGTGCGGTGCTCGAACCGCTCGGCGTGAATCTTCGCTACCGCGAACTGGACCCGGACGGGTTCGACCACCTGCTCTTCGACGACATGACCTTCAGGGTGCCGCGCGGTATCGAGGAGTTCCGCGGGCGGTTGCACGAGCAGTTCCCGGAGGAACGCGACCGCATCGACCGCCACCTGCACCGAATCGCCGCCATCGTGGACGAATTGGAGCGGTGCACGCCGGTTCGGCTGGAACCGCGCTCGTTGCTGACGACCCTGTGGCGCACCCGAGTCGCGGCGGCGTCCTCGATGATCACACTCGGCCGGTGGTTCGACCATCTGGGATGCTCGCCGCGACTCCGGACGGTCCTCAACTGGTGCCACGGCGTCACCGGCGTTGCACCGTCGCATGTTTCGCTCACGATGCACGCAGCGGCGGTGATGAGCTATCTGGCGGGGGCGTGGTATCCCGAAGGCGGCGGCCGCGCCGTCGTCGACGCGCTGACGTCGGTGATCCGCGACCACGGTGGGGAGATCATCCTCGAGACGGAGGTCGACGAGATCCACGTCGGCGACGACGGTGTGCGCGGTGTACGGATCACCGATACCGGCGGCGCGTCGCACGAGCTGGCCACCAGGACCGTCATCGCGGCGGCGGACATCAAGCACACCTACGCACAGCTTCTCGCCAAGGCCGACGTGCCCGCTCGCGTCCAGCGGCGCGTGCGCGACTACCGGATGGCGACGCCGCTGTTCGTCACCTATCTGGTGCTCGACCGCGACCTGCGCGCCGAAGGGGCCGGTGATCACAACTGGTGGGTGTACCTGGACGACGACATCGACGGACTGTACGACGCCTGTGCCCGGGGTGAATCACGGGTCAGCGGTGCGTTCGTCACCTCGGCCAGCCTCAAGGATCCGGACAACCCGCGGTGGTGCCGCGCGGGGCAGACCAACCTGCAAGTGGTCGGCCTCGCTCCGGCGAGCCACGCCTTCTGGGGTGCCGGGATCGCGTACGCACGCCGCAAGATCGAATTCCGTGATGCGCTGCTCGCGCTGGCGGAGCGGGCCATTCCCGGTCTGCAGGAAGCGATCGTGTACGAGGATTCGGCCAGCCCGCTCACCTGGGAGCGGTATCTGCGCAACAGTGGCGGGACGTCCTACGGCATCGCGGCCACGCCGGATCAGTTCTTCGCCCGGCGGCCCGGCGCGAAGACGCGGATTCCGGGCCTGTACCTGGCGGGGGCGAGCACCGCCAGCGGTCACGGCATCACCGGTGTGGCCACGGGCGGCATGGAAGCTGCGGCGCTGGCGGCAGTAGCGCCGGCCTGGCCGAAGCCGCACGGGACGCAGAACAGGCCCAAAGCCCCTAGCGGAACGGCGGTCCGCGCCGGACATTGA